CGAGCCGTATCTATCGCTTCATCTGCTGCCCAGCCAAAGCTGTGGCTACGGCTGGCCGCATTACCAAAGTCTGACTCGACTGTCAGGTACTTTATCATTACATCCGCAACACGCTGGTCTACCGGCGTAGTGGCTGAATAATCAAAATAGATGGGTAAATTCAAATCGCTCACGTTATATTTATCTCTAGTTAAATTGT
This genomic interval from endosymbiont of Galathealinum brachiosum contains the following:
- a CDS encoding IscS subfamily cysteine desulfurase, producing MNLPIYFDYSATTPVDQRVADVMIKYLTVESDFGNAASRSHSFGWAADEAIDTAR